The following proteins are co-located in the Gossypium hirsutum isolate 1008001.06 chromosome A02, Gossypium_hirsutum_v2.1, whole genome shotgun sequence genome:
- the LOC107962869 gene encoding U-box domain-containing protein 15 has translation MSPLLQTPEESTAPSRSGRKLARTTMGLERDKKRHGDFEDRRGDTLADEIGIVTAAPAPNGVDLVQESVSLIEYVARLGDFRSTQRQECYSLVRRMKSLLPLFDEIRFLGSAIPPNGIASLSKLKKVFCSAKKLLKTCNEGSKIYLALESEAMMVKFHAVHEKLCQALDELPFDEIEVSVEVREQVELMVTQLRRGKRRKDTQDMELAVDLMAISSKTDERNADIAIIERLAKKLDLNTVENLKKETIAISNVAKERGQTSECVEQIVEILNKFKQVFAMEVIDVFEDPVKPKLLSKSGSLVIPHEFLCPITLEVMRDPVIIATGQTFERESIQKWFDSNHRTCPKTRERLGHLSLASNHALKNLITQWRQTKNYKSPNTEGLASPQGSSIKQEEISSLVEELSSCQLEVQRRAAKDIRMLSKENPESRILFAENGAIPALVQLLTYPDSKIQEHAVTALLNLSINDTNKKLIANEQAIPTIIDVLRNGRMESRENSAAALFSLSMLDENKVTIALSDGIPALVELLEQGTVRGKKDAVTALFNLCLNQANKARAIDAGIVPPLLLLLKDKKLNMVDEALSMFLLLVTHPQGRYEIGQLSFIGTLVDIIKKGTPKNKECAASVLLELSSNNSSHILAALQFGVYEHLVDISETGTNRAQRKARGLLQVMKTSDQLP, from the exons ATGTCTCCTCTCCTTCAAACCCCCGAAGAGAGCACAGCCCCTAGCCGTTCCGGGAGAAAGCTTGCACGAACTACGATGGGGCTAGAGAGAGACAAAAAGAGACACGGAGATTTTGAAGATCGAAGAGGGGATACGTTGGCGGATGAAATTGGAATCGTCACTGCAGCACCCGCACCCAATGGGGTCGATTTGGTTCAGGAAAGCGTTAGCCTCATCGAATATGTTGCCCGCCTTGGAGATTTCAGAAGCACCCAACGACAAGAATGTTACAGCCTCGTCCGGCGGATGAAGAGTTTGTTGCCCTTGTTCGATGAGATTCGCTTCCTCGGTTCCGCCATTCCTCCTAACGGCATTGCTTCTTTGTCAAAGCTCAAGAAAGTTTTTTGTTCGGCCAAGAAACTTTTGAAAACTTGCAATGAGGGTAGCAAGATTTACCTG GCGTTGGAGAGTGAGGCTATGATGGTCAAATTTCACGCTGTTCACGAAAAATTATGCCAGGCTCTGGATGAGTTACCTTTCGATGAAATTGAAGTTTCTGTGGAAGTGAGGGAGCAG GTTGAGCTAATGGTGACACAATTGAGGCGAGGTAAAAGGCGAAAAGACACACAGGATATGGAACTTGCAGTAGATTTAATGGCGATATCCTCAAAAACCGATGAAAGGAACGCTGATATTGCCATAATAGAGAGGCTAGCCAAGAAACTAGATTTGAATACCGTTGAGAACTTGAAGAAAGAAACTATAGCTATAAGCAATGTCGCTAAAGAAAGAGGCCAAACTTCAGAATGTGTAGAGCAAATTGTAGAGATACTCAACAAATTCAAGCAGGTTTTCGCCATGGAAGTAATTGATGTTTTTGAGGATCCTGTCAAGCCTAAACTGTTGTCGAAGTCTGGGTCTTTAGTGATTCCGCATGAATTCCTTTGTCCGATCACGCTCGAAGTAATGAGAGATCCGGTTATCATCGCAACTGGACAG ACATTTGAAAGAGAAAGCATACAAAAGTGGTTTGATTCCAACCATCGGACCTGCCCGAAGACGAGGGAGAGGTTAGGTCACTTGTCGTTAGCGTCAAATCATGCTCTCAAGAACCTTATCACTCAATGGCGACAGACGAAAAATTATAAGAGCCCCAATACAGAGGGTCTTGCATCCCCACAAGGCTCATCTATTAAACAGGAAGAGATCTCATCTCTGGTTGAAGAACTATCTTCATGTCAATTGGAAGTGCAGAGAAGGGCAGCAAAGGATATTCGAATGCTTTCCAAAGAGAACCCTGAGAGCCGAATTTTGTTTGCTGAAAATGGAGCAATCCCAGCATTGGTGCAGTTGTTGACGTATCCAGATTCCAAGATTCAAGAGCATGCCGTGACAGCCCTATTGAATTTATCCATTAATGACACTAACAAGAAGCTCATAGCTAATGAACAAGCAATACCAACAATAATAGATGTGTTGCGAAATGGACGTATGGAGTCGAGAGAGAATTCAGCAGCAGCTTTATTTAGTTTATCGATGCTGGATGAGAACAAAGTAACAATAGCACTCTCAGACGGTATTCCCGCACTGGTAGAATTGTTGGAGCAGGGGACAGTTAGAGGCAAAAAAGATGCTGTCACAGCACTGTTCAACCTATGTCTGAACCAAGCCAATAAAGCAAGGGCTATTGATGCAGGCATTGTACCACCTTTACTGCTCTTACTCAAGGACAAGAAACTGAACATGGTTGATGAGGCCCTTTCCATGTTCTTACTACTTGTAACTCATCCACAAGGTAGATATGAGATTGGGCAGCTTTCATTCATTGGAACCCTGGTTGATATCATCAAAAAGGGGACCCCGAAGAACAAGGAGTGTGCAGCCTCGGTTCTTCTGGAGTTGAGTTCCAATAATTCATCTCACATTCTTGCAGCCCTTCAGTTTGGTGTTTATGAGCATTTAGTTGACATCTCCGAAACCGGAACAAATAGAGCACAAAGGAAAGCTAGAGGACTTTTACAGGTTATGAAAACAAGTGACCAACTTCCATGA